A single genomic interval of Gossypium raimondii isolate GPD5lz chromosome 11, ASM2569854v1, whole genome shotgun sequence harbors:
- the LOC105803602 gene encoding LEAF RUST 10 DISEASE-RESISTANCE LOCUS RECEPTOR-LIKE PROTEIN KINASE-like 1.3 isoform X2 encodes MPSKFSFTIIIISLVLILSPKPVFSNNYLSCSVRSSCGNISDIGYPFWGLDRPESCGYPGFKLSCSESELEITISSATYRVLAINKESQTLHVSRTDYSENLCPTHLINSTFESETSPFRQNGDSQDIRLYYGCQPLTAPQNLTSILGISNQFDCTINNTKIVGYYVTREFAGTVTGNFLRSCSNSVIIPVPNSQVPSLEEGRDPDDLEEAAKIGFQLWWSADDTRCNNCVNKGGQCGRNLVSGGFECYCSDGDVCSPEKKDGKALKLALGLGAAGVIILVGIGALCVRQHRRKKIVAQLISRDLPTSPSSKGPTTSTTNYSQSNSSYSTSKYDIERGSTYFGAHVFNYEELEEATDNFNPSKQLGEGGFGTVYYGVLRDGRVVAVKRLYENNLKRVDQYMNEIEILTLILHPYLVKLYGCTSRRSRELLLVYEYIPNGTVADHLHGKRSNSGLLTWHVRLRIAIETATALAYLHRKEIIHRDVKSNNILLDKNFHVKVADFGLSRLFPNDVTHVSTAPQGTPGYVDPEYHQCYHLTEKSDVYSFGVVLVELISAKKAVDISRHRHDINLANMAISRIQNQALHELVDPSLGFENDFVVKNTVTAVAGLAFRCLQQERDMRPSMEEVLEALEEIKGVRSGSDVVDIRSGTEVVDIKSDDVGLLKSIPPPFSPDSATEKWVQIKSM; translated from the exons ATGCCATCCAAGTTTTCgttcaccatcatcatcataagCTTGGTCCTGATTCTTTCTCCAAAACCAGTGTTTTCGAATAATTATTTGAGCTGCAGTGTCCGATCTAGTTGCGGAAATATTTCGGATATCGGTTACCCTTTCTGGGGATTGGATCGGCCGGAAAGTTGTGGATATCCTGGATTCAAGCTCAGCTGCAGTGAAAGTGAGCTAGAAATCACAATCAGCTCTGCAACATACCGAGTTCTTGCAATAAACAAGGAATCACAAACACTTCATGTCTCTAGAACCGATTACAGTGAGAATCTTTGTCCCACTCATCTCATCAACTCCACTTTTGAAAGTGAAACCAGTCCTTTTCGACAAAACGGGGATAGTCAGGATATAAGGCTGTATTATGGTTGTCAGCCTCTCACAGCTCCACAAAATCTCACATCAATTCTCGGGATTTCCAATCAATTCGACTGCACAATAAACAATACAAAGATCGTAGGTTATTATGTGACAAGGGAATTCGCGGGAACTGTCACCGGCAATTTCCTGAGATCTTGCAGTAACAGTGTGATTATTCCAGTCCCGAATTCCCAAGTTCCGTCACTGGAGGAAGGCCGGGATCCAgatgatttggaagaagcggCTAAAATTGGGTTTCAGCTGTGGTGGTCTGCAGATGATACCCGTTGTAATAATTGTGTAAACAAAGGTGGGCAGTGCGGGCGTAACCTCGTCTCAGGTGGATTTGAATGTTACTGCTCAGATGGCGACGTTTGTTCCCCAG agaaaaaggatggaaaggcTCTCAAACTTGCCCTAG GCCTCGGAGCAGCCGGTGTCATTATACTTGTTGGAATCGGAGCTTTATGTGTCCGGCAACATCGGCGAAAGAAAATTGTAGCCCAGCTTATTAGCAGAGACCTTCCAACGTCTCCATCAAGCAAAGGGCCAACAACTTCCACAACTAATTACTCTCAAAGCAATTCATCCTATTCCACTTCAAAATATGACATTGAAAGGGGAAGCACTTACTTTGGAGcccatgtttttaattatgaagAACTTGAGGAAGCCACTGACAATTTCAATCCTTCTAAACAACTTGGAGAAGGAGGATTCGGCACTGTTTATTATG GTGTACTCAGGGATGGGCGTGTGGTAGCGGTGAAGCGCTTATACGAGAACAATTTGAAGCGTGTCGATCAGTACATGAACGAGATCGAAATCCTCACTCTCATCCTTCATCCATACCTCGTGAAGCTCTATGGATGTACCTCGAGACGTAGTCGAGAGCTTCTCCTTGTTTATGAGTACATTCCTAATGGAACCGTGGCTGATCATTTGCATGGAAAGCGATCCAACTCTGGTTTGCTTACCTGGCATGTTCGGTTGAGAATCGCCATCGAGACAGCGACCGCATTGGCTTACCTCCATAGAAAGGAAATCATACACCGCGATGTTAAATCCAACAACATTCTCCTGGACAAGAATTTCCATGTAAAAGTGGCTGATTTTGGACTCTCACGACTTTTTCCTAATGATGTCACGCATGTCTCGACTGCTCCGCAAGGCACCCCGGGTTATGTCGACCCGGAGTACCACCAATGCTACCACCTCACTGAGAAAAGTGATGTTTACAGCTTCGGGGTCGTGTTGGTCGAGCTAATTTCGGCGAAAAAAGCAGTGGACATCAGCAGGCACCGACACGACATAAATTTGGCTAACATGGCAATCAGCAGAATCCAGAATCAAGCATTGCATGAACTAGTGGATCCATCTCTCGGGTTCGAGAATGATTTTGTGGTGAAAAACACTGTAACGGCGGTTGCAGGATTGGCGTTTCGGTGTTTGCAACAGGAGAGGGATATGAGACCTTCAATGGAAGAAGTGTTGGAGGCATTGGAAGAGATTAAGGGTGTAAGATCGGGATCTGATGTGGTGGATATTAGATCGGGAACTGAAGTGGTGGATATTAAATCGGACGATGTTGGACTACTGAAGAGCATTCCTCCTCCATTTTCTCCGGATTCTGCGACAGAGAAATGG GTACAGATAAAATCGATGTAA
- the LOC105803602 gene encoding LEAF RUST 10 DISEASE-RESISTANCE LOCUS RECEPTOR-LIKE PROTEIN KINASE-like 1.3 isoform X1: MPSKFSFTIIIISLVLILSPKPVFSNNYLSCSVRSSCGNISDIGYPFWGLDRPESCGYPGFKLSCSESELEITISSATYRVLAINKESQTLHVSRTDYSENLCPTHLINSTFESETSPFRQNGDSQDIRLYYGCQPLTAPQNLTSILGISNQFDCTINNTKIVGYYVTREFAGTVTGNFLRSCSNSVIIPVPNSQVPSLEEGRDPDDLEEAAKIGFQLWWSADDTRCNNCVNKGGQCGRNLVSGGFECYCSDGDVCSPEKKDGKALKLALGLGAAGVIILVGIGALCVRQHRRKKIVAQLISRDLPTSPSSKGPTTSTTNYSQSNSSYSTSKYDIERGSTYFGAHVFNYEELEEATDNFNPSKQLGEGGFGTVYYGVLRDGRVVAVKRLYENNLKRVDQYMNEIEILTLILHPYLVKLYGCTSRRSRELLLVYEYIPNGTVADHLHGKRSNSGLLTWHVRLRIAIETATALAYLHRKEIIHRDVKSNNILLDKNFHVKVADFGLSRLFPNDVTHVSTAPQGTPGYVDPEYHQCYHLTEKSDVYSFGVVLVELISAKKAVDISRHRHDINLANMAISRIQNQALHELVDPSLGFENDFVVKNTVTAVAGLAFRCLQQERDMRPSMEEVLEALEEIKGVRSGSDVVDIRSGTEVVDIKSDDVGLLKSIPPPFSPDSATEKWVSFSTITTT, from the exons ATGCCATCCAAGTTTTCgttcaccatcatcatcataagCTTGGTCCTGATTCTTTCTCCAAAACCAGTGTTTTCGAATAATTATTTGAGCTGCAGTGTCCGATCTAGTTGCGGAAATATTTCGGATATCGGTTACCCTTTCTGGGGATTGGATCGGCCGGAAAGTTGTGGATATCCTGGATTCAAGCTCAGCTGCAGTGAAAGTGAGCTAGAAATCACAATCAGCTCTGCAACATACCGAGTTCTTGCAATAAACAAGGAATCACAAACACTTCATGTCTCTAGAACCGATTACAGTGAGAATCTTTGTCCCACTCATCTCATCAACTCCACTTTTGAAAGTGAAACCAGTCCTTTTCGACAAAACGGGGATAGTCAGGATATAAGGCTGTATTATGGTTGTCAGCCTCTCACAGCTCCACAAAATCTCACATCAATTCTCGGGATTTCCAATCAATTCGACTGCACAATAAACAATACAAAGATCGTAGGTTATTATGTGACAAGGGAATTCGCGGGAACTGTCACCGGCAATTTCCTGAGATCTTGCAGTAACAGTGTGATTATTCCAGTCCCGAATTCCCAAGTTCCGTCACTGGAGGAAGGCCGGGATCCAgatgatttggaagaagcggCTAAAATTGGGTTTCAGCTGTGGTGGTCTGCAGATGATACCCGTTGTAATAATTGTGTAAACAAAGGTGGGCAGTGCGGGCGTAACCTCGTCTCAGGTGGATTTGAATGTTACTGCTCAGATGGCGACGTTTGTTCCCCAG agaaaaaggatggaaaggcTCTCAAACTTGCCCTAG GCCTCGGAGCAGCCGGTGTCATTATACTTGTTGGAATCGGAGCTTTATGTGTCCGGCAACATCGGCGAAAGAAAATTGTAGCCCAGCTTATTAGCAGAGACCTTCCAACGTCTCCATCAAGCAAAGGGCCAACAACTTCCACAACTAATTACTCTCAAAGCAATTCATCCTATTCCACTTCAAAATATGACATTGAAAGGGGAAGCACTTACTTTGGAGcccatgtttttaattatgaagAACTTGAGGAAGCCACTGACAATTTCAATCCTTCTAAACAACTTGGAGAAGGAGGATTCGGCACTGTTTATTATG GTGTACTCAGGGATGGGCGTGTGGTAGCGGTGAAGCGCTTATACGAGAACAATTTGAAGCGTGTCGATCAGTACATGAACGAGATCGAAATCCTCACTCTCATCCTTCATCCATACCTCGTGAAGCTCTATGGATGTACCTCGAGACGTAGTCGAGAGCTTCTCCTTGTTTATGAGTACATTCCTAATGGAACCGTGGCTGATCATTTGCATGGAAAGCGATCCAACTCTGGTTTGCTTACCTGGCATGTTCGGTTGAGAATCGCCATCGAGACAGCGACCGCATTGGCTTACCTCCATAGAAAGGAAATCATACACCGCGATGTTAAATCCAACAACATTCTCCTGGACAAGAATTTCCATGTAAAAGTGGCTGATTTTGGACTCTCACGACTTTTTCCTAATGATGTCACGCATGTCTCGACTGCTCCGCAAGGCACCCCGGGTTATGTCGACCCGGAGTACCACCAATGCTACCACCTCACTGAGAAAAGTGATGTTTACAGCTTCGGGGTCGTGTTGGTCGAGCTAATTTCGGCGAAAAAAGCAGTGGACATCAGCAGGCACCGACACGACATAAATTTGGCTAACATGGCAATCAGCAGAATCCAGAATCAAGCATTGCATGAACTAGTGGATCCATCTCTCGGGTTCGAGAATGATTTTGTGGTGAAAAACACTGTAACGGCGGTTGCAGGATTGGCGTTTCGGTGTTTGCAACAGGAGAGGGATATGAGACCTTCAATGGAAGAAGTGTTGGAGGCATTGGAAGAGATTAAGGGTGTAAGATCGGGATCTGATGTGGTGGATATTAGATCGGGAACTGAAGTGGTGGATATTAAATCGGACGATGTTGGACTACTGAAGAGCATTCCTCCTCCATTTTCTCCGGATTCTGCGACAGAGAAATGGGTTAGCTTCTCTACTATTACTACCACCTAG